In Conger conger chromosome 12, fConCon1.1, whole genome shotgun sequence, one DNA window encodes the following:
- the srek1ip1 gene encoding protein SREK1IP1, with translation MALPGPNKDNIRAGCKKCGYPGHLTFECRNFVRVDPRKDIVLDVSSTSSEESEEEQEVQDAAQEKKPKEGSQEDSGKAPHKRKSKDKSHKKLKRAYSSSDEEERRRKKHKAHKKKGKKEKEKKRHKKEHKKKERHSSSSDSSQDSD, from the exons ATGGCTCTCCCAG GTCCAAATAAGGATAACATCAGAGCAGGATGCAAGAAGTGTGGTTACC cggGCCACCTGACGTTTGAGTGTCGGAACTTTGTGCGCGTGGACCCGAGGAAGGACATCGTCCTGGACGTGAGCAGCACCAGCAGTGAGGAGAgtgaggaagagcaggaggtTCAGGACGCTGCACAGGAGAAGAAGCCCAAAGAGG GTTCCcaagaggattctgggaaagcACCGCACAAAAGGAAAAGTAAAGACAAATCTCACAAAAAGTTAAAGAG GGCATACTCATCAAGCGATGAAGAGGAACGGAGGAGAAAGAAACACAAGGCACAtaagaagaaaggaaaaaaagagaaggagaagaaacgACACAAGAAAGAGCACAAAAAGAAGGAGAGGCATTCCTCCTCATCTGACAGCTCCCAGGACAGTGACTGA